In Ciconia boyciana chromosome 5, ASM3463844v1, whole genome shotgun sequence, the DNA window TTCAACAAAAAGAGTCAATTTGAGCAGCAGTGTCTCTTAAGACAAAATTTTACAAGAAGCATGATCACTACCCACTCGTCTCGACACAGACTTTCAGCCCATGAGGTCCTCATAGAAAAGCTGTTGatgtctgctcatccagcccatacagTGAGGtagactgaaaactggctgaacagcagggcccagagggtggtggtcaGCAGTGCAAAGTCTGGTTGGAGGCCAGTGCCTAGTGGTGTACCCCaagggtcaatactgggtccagtcctgttcaacatcttcagtaatgacctggatgatggggcagagtgtaccctcagcaagtttccTGATGACACcgaactgggaggagtggctgatacaccagagggtcaCGCTGCtgtccagagggacctcgacaggctggagatatgggctgacaggaacctcacgaacttcaacaaggagaagtgcaaagtcctgcacctggggaggaacacccccatgcaccaatatatgctgggggctgctcagctggaaagcagcttggcagaaaaggagctggggtcctggtggacaccaagttgaacatgagccagcaatacccttgccacaaagaaggctaatggtatcctggtCTGCGttagacaaagtattgccagcaggtagagggaggtgattcttcccctctgctcagcactggtgctgtcacacctggagtactgtgtccagttgtGGGCTCCCCAGTACCAGAGACACCCcgacatactggagagagtccagcaaaaaGGGCCACAAAGGTGATAAAGGGAGCAGAGcttctctcctatgaggaaacGCTGAgtgagctgggactgtttagcctggagaagagaaggttctgGGGGGGATCTTactaatgtatataaatatctgaagggagcGTGTAAAGAAGATagagccagactcttttcagcagtgctcagtgacaggaccaggggcagtgggcacaaactgaaacacaggaggttccctctgagcattgggaaacatttttttgactgtgagggtgactgagcactggcagaggttgcccagagaggttgtggtgtctccatccttggagatacttgaaagccatctggacatggcctgggcaactggctctaggtggccctgcttgagcagggggttagactagatgacctccagagctcccttccaacctcaacccttctgtgattctgtgatttctaaAAGCATatgctgaagaaaattctcTTAAGTTACTTAGACGTAATGCTGGAAGAGAAGACCAGTCTAGCAGTATTTAAATGTGGTGATATTTTGATCTGAGGGTCTGTTCATGGCCTTGAAcacttgtgtttttctttttagaagagTTTTTCAATTATTTGACTTGTAATGAGCTGTCGCATTgatctttttaaagcaaaactggtAGTATCTAAGCAGGGCAGTAGAAAAGCTGCTAGCAATAAGACATGACAATTACAGCCTAAATGTCCATAATACATTCacaaatttagtttttaaaggaGCCATGAATTGATCTTACTACTTTGTATTGCTTGCAGAGTTACAAATCTGTTTTTGAGTAGGAAACAGACTTAAAAGCTGGCAAAGACAATAAAGAACACATGTAagagatttcagaagaaaatttttttttaatattttgcactCTTTGAGCTACCAGTCCTAAGGCTCTtgacttaaaatattatttcaagtTGAATGTATTTACATTACAATTAGAATATTGTAATGTAGAGCCCATTCTAGAGAAGCAGTTCTTCATTACGTTCATGTTGGTGATGAAGGCTGGGATTGCCTTCACCAGTTCTCAGTATGTAGCCTGCTGTTTGTATTTATCAGAGGGGGTGAGTCACAGTCTTCTGTACCATGAAAACTTTAATATTAACTATCCACATAGTTTCTGATGTTAATTATATGTAGGTTAAATGTGAATGTCTTGTCTTTATATTCAAGGGTTATTTTCCAGCCCAGTTATCAGCATAACTCTGGGAAGATTGATACGCTTTGTACCTACAGCAAACAATTTGATAATTATCAAGGTATCATAAATATGTGTTTGAAAATGAGAGCTTTGTCTCATTCTGATTACTGTCTCTGAAGTTCTTGATCTACTCTTAAGactcagtattttttcctatacTGAGTCACTGTACGAGGGATACTATGTCCTGTCAGCCCTGGAGCTCAGCATGCCATTGTGGTATGTGGGTGTGCTCTGGGTGTGCCCAGACTCTTACCAACATCCTCTTGGCTGCCTTCTCGTGCTTCATTTATGAATTCATACAGCATATGCTCAGCCATCATTTTTATTGAGCCTATTCTGTGACTTAGTCTGTTTACTCACTATCAACTGTGATAGTAACTGTGATAGTAACGTAAGTCTTACTTGAACATGAGTTTTGCTACCTGAAGTTACTGATGAAGCTAAAGAAGTTTCAGCATCCCTAGAGCAGTTGCAGTTGTGCCTCTCAGCTAAACTAGTGAAGTTTTCAGTGCGAACAAGATACAGTGGATTGATACCagctgaaatgtaaagaaaagtgAGTGGATAAAATCTCAGAGGGAGTTGGTGAATGGAGGACTGTGTAGCTATTGTATACAGAAGGGCATGGAGAAATAGGATGGATGGAGAGGAGCCAGAGTATGAAGAGTACTGCTTGGAAgccacagaaaatataaaagattttGTATTAACTTCAAGAGCAATTGCTAATGAAGTGAGGAACTAATatgaaggagaagcagctgagtGTTTGGGTTTGAATGAAAAAGTGATAATAAGAGTGTCTGGAGTGATCAGTAGTAAAGGAATGGTGCAAGATTAGGCAGAAGTCTGCAGGTAAGTTTGAGACAGAACATCAACAATATTCTGACAGTAGAATGAAATACTTTGTCACATGTTAAAAATCCCTTGATGAAGGagcaaatttgttttctctggtgGGAACAGCAGATAacctttttctgtaactttatggcagaaggagaggcttAGAAAAGTTGCAGCTTCTCACAAGTAGTGTTTGCATTGCCACTGCAGCATTCCCACAGCCAGacaaaagctgagaaaataattttccaatatatattttgaaaggcTGCTGAACTGTAGCAGAAGCAAATGACAACATTGCTGTGTATAAGACATCAATAGAGCCACTCAAAtatctgccccccccccccccccgatccATGAAATTGGCTTGCTTATGTAGTAGATTTCTTAACTTGTTAGCAGCTGGTACAGCCAAAAAGAGACAGACCTTGGAGAGGTCTGTCAGCACAGTGTTTGAAAACTCATACATGCCATAAAGAGCAAGTCttcacttttttaatatattccatttttaaagttgctttgGCCACAGGTAACTTCCATGTATAATGAGGCTGAAAGGTGGTTATGGGTGCTAAGAAAAGCACTAGTGGTGAGGAAATGCTGTTCTGTTCCTAGTGGCTATGTAGCTGTTCCTATGAGGAATTGCGCTCAAATTACCCAGTTCTGTACTTCTAGACAGCCTGTAAAAccacagttgttttttttaccaaggcaacaaagggaaccttgttGTCGCTGTCTACTACAGGCTGCCTGATGAAGGGGAGCCTATtgatgaagccttcttactccaactacaggaggcatcgtgctgctgggggacttcaaccaccccgacatctgctggaaaagtagtaCAGTGAGCtataggcaatccaggagactcctggaatgcattggGGCTAACTTCTTAAGacaggtaatagacagccctaccagaggggatgtgataatggacctgatggtcaccaatgcaagtgagctaatcTGTGACATCAAgcttggaggcagcctgggctgcagtgatcatgcactgaTAGAGTTCGCAGTCCTGAGGAATATGGGTCAGACAAAGAGTAAAttcaggaccctgaattttaggaaagcaaaattccagctcttcaaggagttagtcaataggacctCCTGGGAAACGGTCCTCAGGGACAGCGGAGCAGAACAGATcttttaaggatgctttccatagagcgcaagagctcttggtccccaggtgtaagaaatcgGGAAAGGATGGCAAGAGACTGGCATGGATGAGTTGAGACgtgctggtcaaactaaagggcaagaaggaaatgcataggcagtggaagcagggacaggtgtCCTGGGAATAGCATAGGGATGCTGTccagttgtgtagggatggggtcaggaaggccaaggcacatCTGGAAAAgaacttggcaagggacacaaggaataataagaagggcttctacaggtatgtcagccagaaaaggaaggtcaaagaaagtgtaccccGCCGATGAGCAaaactggcaaactggtaacaacggatgaggagaaggctcaacaacttctttgcctcagtcttcactggcaagcTCTTCCCACATCTCTTGAATGGATGGACCACAAtatggggactgggggagcaaagtccctcccactgtaagagaagatcaggttcacaaccacctgaggaacctgaacatacaggtatgggacctgatgagatgcatcccagcgtcctgagggaactggctgatgtagctgccaagccactctccatgatatttgaaaagccATGGCAGTCAcgtgaagtccctggtgactggaaaaagggaaacactgcacccatttttaaaaagggtagaaaagaggacctggggaactactGACCCGTGAGCTTCACCTCTGTGgctgggaagatcatggaacagatcctcctagaagctatgctaaggcacatggaggacagggaggtgattcgagacagccagcatggcttcaccaagggcaagtcctgcctgaccaacctagtggccttctatgatggagtgactatatcagtggataagggaagagggaagagctatggatgtaacctatctggacttctgtaaggcctttgacacggtcccccacaacatccttctctctaaattggagagatatggatttgatgggtggaccgtttggtggatgagaaattggttggatggttgcatccagagggtagtggtcaacggctcaatgtccagatggagatcggtgacaagtggtgtccctcaggggtccgtattgggaccagtactgtttaatatcttcaacGGCATAGGCAGTGGGATCAagcgcaccctcagcaagtttgcagacaacaccaagctgagtggtgtggttgacacacctgagggatgggatgccatccagagggtcctggacaagctggagaagtgggcctgtgtgaacctcatgaggttcaacaaggccaagtgcagggtcctgcacctgggtcggggcaacccccagtatcaatacaggctgggggatgaagggattgagagcagccttgccaagaaggacttgggggtactggtggacgaaaagctggacatgagctggcaatgtgtgcttgcagcccagaaagccaaccgtatcctgggctgcatcaaaagaagcgtggccagcaggtcgagggaggtgattctgcccctctactccgctctggtgagaccccacctggagtactgcgtccagctctggagccctcagcacaggaaagacatggacctgttggagtgggtccagaggagggccacaaaaataatcagagggatggaacacctctcttatgaagaaaagctgagggAGTTGGGattgtttagcttggagaagagaaggcttcagggagaccttatagcagccttctagtacttaaagggggcttataagaaagatggggacaaactttttagcagggcttgttgcgataggacaaggggtaatggttttaatcTAAAAGAGGGTaaatttagactagatataaggaagaaattttttacaatgagggtggtgaaacacgaacaggttgcccagagaggtggtagatgcctcaTCTCTGGAAACACTCAAgttcaggttggacagggctctgagcaacctgatctagttgaagatgtccctgctcattgcaagggggttggactagatgacctttaaaggtcccttccaacccaaactattctatgattctatgtatGAACAATTCTGGACAGTTAAATGTGTAAaactttttcctgtgtttgaaaaacaggaaacaaaatcaGACCCTTACACTCATGAATAATTTGATGACAAATCATCTCTTTCTTCAGAAGATGATTTAATCCTTGGTTCCTGAGTGGACTCCTACCAAAGGAATGAAGCCTGTACCTCCTCTTTAAAAACCCTCTTAGTTATCAGTTTAGATATCACTAAGTACTGGagcaaaaagaacagaaatcttCCAAGAACTAATTGGAAAGCAACAAGATCTGTGTGAATGACAGCAGATTCATTGCTTGTAATTAAATTACAGATGTTATCGAGTGCACTGGGGTGACCTAAATCAAATCCATGCAACACCTACCTGAAACTGCCATATAATCTATTCTGAGTTATGTTAGAGATTTTGAGAAAATCAgccagaagaaaaccaaaaacaaaccaacaggAGATCTAAGCATATGTGACTTGGCTCAGTAAATATATAACTGATAATTGTGATGCTAGATgtgtaaaataattatttaaaaggcaCTCAAGgtgctaaagaaaatatttttcaaaagatcaAATAATATCAGTACTGGTCTCCTTCAGTTGCTTTTACTTGCCTCTTAAGTTTTTTGCAGTACTTGTTTTTTAGTTCCAAGTACATCAAACTAACAAAAATTATTAGCTTTTGTCAGCATCTCTTTGTTCTTTCCTAGCTTTCTCTTTAAAGATAGTTTCAAAGATGTACTGTGCCATTGGACTTGCTCCTCATCTGATGGAACTGAAATGTGTTCCTTCTGTTTGGAGTTTTTAGTGAATTAATTGTGTCTTCATAACAGAGTTTTCCCAGagttgctggccagcctccTGCATTTTCTGGGAACCTGGGCCTGTTTCCCTTCGTGATGACATTCCACTTCAAGGACTACATTGATGATACTGCGTATGTTAAAAGGGCCTTGGGCCACATTCAGAGAAAATTTTATCTCACGTTTGTTATCTTTTGGCTTAGAAAAAGTTACTCTAGATTAAGCTATTGATATTCTATTACAGCAGTTTTGAGCTGCTCTTGATTTGCCCCTCTCAGTAAAATTCTGAAGTGGATCCTTTTTATAGGAAATTATGGCTTAGTAACAGtaggttgtcttttttttaaattaccccGCCCATGTATGTTATCACATCAGCAAACTACAGGTGATGTCCCATCAGTAGCTAGATCTCCATAACTGACTTTTCTGCGAGGTTTGAATTCTATTCTGTTTCTTCGAGAAAGAAAGGTTTCATTACTCTCTCTGTCTTGCCaagttaaaaagtaattttttgaaTGTAATTGAATACTGCTTAAACTTTACCTATCTTTGCAAAACTAGGGGAATTCAGACACTTAATCCACAAATTTCGttcaaaaagcagaagacagtaATATGTACTGTTTCACTGTATAGGGTGAGACACACAGGAAAACacagtaatagtaataatgtaATGATAATTTCAgtgttacatttattttagatgaagagaaacaaagtgCATATCAGAGGCAAATTCTAAGGGAAACTAATATCTTAATACCAACAATAATgagaaagtaaatatatattattattataactCAGCAAAAGCTTTATTATCAGTTATAACTACTCAGTTGTTTACTCATTTGAGTATCCTAGAgttgtttttcataaaatcttttttttttttttttttaagtactctTCTAAACAAAAGTCCATGGTTTCTGGCCTGAATTACCCTTTGGAATTATGGTGTTTTTAAATTGGGTGGATCCAGGCTTTATACATCTAATTGTTAAGTCTAGTTCCGTAACTTGGATTTCTGAAGGTAAAGGCAGATAAATAGTTGTACTGaggggcaaaaaaaaacccaaacccaaaacgAACCCATGGTATTTAACAGTTATTAAAAGCTACGCAGTTCATTTTAAGACACATCATTTTTGCACCTACAGCACCTACATCAAAATGGTTGCATTTTGCACCTACATCATTTTGCACCTACAAACACTGTGGGAGCTTCATATTACACTTTTGTGTCTCAACTATTGAAGTTTGTTCTCCTGCTTTGCAAAACATTAGTAAATCCATCaaatgctcttttcttcttaacaAAAAACTGTCCATGTCCTAAATTGGTCTGACTTTTTTGACTGAATTTTTCACTTGAATTTTGGAGGCTGACAGCTGTTGTAGAATTGTTCTCCAGTCCTGTCAAAGTAGTGTCATCCTCCGTCTTGCTGGAATCGGTGCTTTCGGAGATTATATTTCCTGTAGTCTTCTGTGGGAATGAACATGAACTGTATCGTGCGCTTTCATTGAAGAAACCTTGTGGGACTGAGAAGGAATATGCATCCTCATCATTCTGATCCAGTTGGAAATGATCTTCTGTGTTGAAGACTGATTGTGTTTTCCCAGAATAGTGAAGAGGCAGCAAATCTGCCGTAAGATTGCAAGACTGCGTTTCTTCAGGCAGACTACAGTTGCTGGTATCCTGTAATTCTGTATATCCATCACAGTCTTTCTCATTAAAACCTCTTTGCATTTTATCTGCACAACCCTTAGTTGTGCTCACCTGCTTTCCCTGTGGTAGCAAGTCTTCTTTCTCTGTAATAACCgtaaaatgtttttcagccGTGTGTTCAGGCAGAGATTGAAGAGATGATTCATTGCTGGAATGCAGTAGTGATGGTTTTTTAACAATTTCATTCAAACCGATATCAATGGGAGCAAAACCAAAATCGTCCTCAGATGGACTTATGTTTCTTCTTAATGTAATGTCCCCTTCACCGTGATTCTTTTCAGAGGAGTTGCTATCTATGTGCTCGCCTGTACTTCCCGCtggtgcattttctttttgctcagtGGGACTAAAGCTGAGGGTATGCTGTGGTTCAATGGGAAACTGATACAGCTGCAACTCAGCCTCTTCAGGAATGTTCTCTGTCTCTGTGTCATGCGTGGGAGaatgttttaatgaaagtaaCGTATTACCAAAATCTGTACTTTGATTATGGAGAGAATCAGAAATAGAGTTTTGTGCTGTTGACTCTGCATTAGTAAAATAATCAAAGGTATCAGGAACTTCTTGACTTGAAGAACTAATTGTGTCTGAATCCGACATGCTTACATGGTCACTACATTTATCAGCGTAAGGTGATGCTGTTTCAGGCATGATGGCATCTGATCCATAATTAATAGCGGTTTCAAAATAGGCATTGttctcatcttcatttttcccAATATGCTGAAGTTCAGCAGCAATGTTTGCAGACTCTGGCAGTGTTGAGAACTTCTCAGTTCCACTGTTCGTATCGGCTTCCTCTAGTGATGACTGACAGACTGGCAGGTTGTCACTAACATCAGGTTGTTCCAGTTCGAAGTCTGCTAAAGAACTACAGTCACTCATTGTGAACGGAGTCCCTTCATCTGAAGAACTATCGCCAAATATATCTGCTGAagcatctttttcatttgtacGTTCCGTTTTACAGTTGTACTCTGTAAGAGGAGAGTTTTCTAATGTTTGGTAGACACTTAAATTCTCAATATTTGTATCTCTCTTGCAGCTAGTGGGTAAACCAAAATCTCCCACATCACTGGTTATATTTATGTTGCCGTTTAGACCAAGTTGTTCATCACAGCTTTGCCTTCCATGCATAAATTTCGTAGTGCTCATGGGTTCATTATGTGAAACAATACCTTTTATTTCAGGAGAATCTGGTGTAGCCTTTGTGATTTCAGACTGCAGCAGACCAGAGTTGTCGCTTACCTTGCTGTTCCTAGAATCTTGTGCAACTGTATGTGTTTGCATTGTGGAAAATGGAAAGCCAGTTTCTCCCGTGAAGGATAAATCCGAATCTGAAGAGTCAGTGTGATTTGAGTAAGAGTCAGCATTCAATCTCCTGGATATGGGAGGGAACCTGCTCTTCTCTGAGTCTTCattatttgcatgttttgaaTCTTTCCATAATGAAATGTTATTACTCGTTAATTTTCTTGGTGTTACTTCATTGCCGTTCTTGTAATCTATCCTTACAGAAAATAGTCCATTATCAtcaacatttatattttcatcattGCTGATACTAGTTTTGATgtctgaaaacactgttttttccttcatgttgaTTTCACTATTGCTTTGTTTCTGGTACTCTTCTTCAGTATTTGGTGCATATACACTGCTACCACTGACATTTTCATGCAAAGTAGAAGTTTCTGTAGGAAAAAGGCATGTGTTTCTTGAAGAATTCTCATCACAAATGAACAAATTACGCTGCATATTTGTTGGTTTGCTTGCAGAGCACTCTCTGCTCAAGGTTTCATCTGAAAAAGCTTGATTAAAATAAGTATGTTCTGAACCTGAATTTTTGTTCCTGCACATGAGTCTCCACAGGCTCACAAGGTAGGGTCTAGCAAAAGCACCCAGACAGAAAGCACAAACAAACGTAATGAGCACCGAGAGGCAGACAGCCAATGCAAGGTCTTGCTCTGTTCTTCCTTGTCTAAAAACAGCGTTAGTGTCCCAGGTTTTTCTAACCATAAAGGTTGAAGCCCTTTCTTTCACCTGTATATTGTAGATGagatatttcttctttgttgtattaaaaacacacaaatataGCCCTTCAGCAGCTTTCTCAGCATTGTATATCactaaattattcattttatcCAGTGTCATATGAGGAAGACTATTATCTTTTGAAATTCTGCCTTTAGGTGTCCACCAAGAGACTCCATtacctgaaataaaagaaatacaaactaAATCTTTCCTAAAAGTATAGGGTACTTGGTTTGCAGGGTTAAGTTATTGCTATAAGAACATACTCTGACCTATCTTTGATAATTTTAACTATTTGTTATAAAATcgattttctttttatccatcCATAGTCGTTTTACATAGTACCAAGTATCTGTTAAACCATCATatattctcccccccccccccccccatttaaAACGCAGTACATATGGGGTCTTAATAGTGgactttacaagaaaaatggTGTGGGTGAGAGAGGAGGTCACTGAAATTATCTAAGTATGTTCTGGGTCATACTAGGAACACCTGCTGATCTCCCTCGTGGAAGATTCATATTTATAGCCAGCCGTTCTCCAGCGTGGCCATGGTCACTGTTTGCAGCTGTGAGATAAAACTTCACTAGTTAACTGTCAGTGTTTCAACCACTGTGATTTTCCTGTAGTTACTGCTTTGACTGAGCAAAAAGGTTTGAAAACCAAGGTTATTTGTACCTACGGAGCAATTGTTCCAAACTTTAGCTAGTGTAGGCTATGGCTGATTGTTGGCTTTTGGAATATGCTTCAAGGTTGTATGTACACGTTTGCCTTTGGATCTGCTTGTGTTCCCAGTTGAGTTTTGGTGCAATCCAGTGTGTTGATTTTAATTCCGTGATCGGAGTTTCCGTGACTTTCCTTAATAGACAAAGCAGGTGGCATTTCTGATAGAGCCTACGAATTTTCATTTGGGGTTAAAGTGTTCCAAAGGGAAAGCCTTACCACCTGAAAGTGCTATTAGTCCATTAAACCATTTGGCCTTATGGCACATGACAAATACACATTCTACTCTAAGTTTGGTCTTAGTTCTCCTTCTGCATGGGAAGTCTTAGCTCTGTAGATTTTGTCACTTGTACTTCAAGTGCTCTGTATTAATTGTAAATGCCTAATTAATTTCCTGAGTGAACTGTGTGCTACAGTAACTGTactttttttagaagaaatataaatCCTTTCCCTTACAAATaaactttcatttcattttgctataACTGAAATGCTATTGTATCCGTCTCGGTTTTCTACATGCCCCGGAAGTACCACACCACTATTTGGTCCTTTGTTTCCATTCCAAAATTAACCGATAAATTTGCAACATACTACTTATTGAAATTTGTGTATAATTTGGCATCACTTATGAGTTTAACGTAAGGAAGGagatgaagacttttttttgggaaacatgcttttcaaatattctAACCGGTATACTACtttctaatgaaataatttgcatgTTAAATTGTtgttcagttattttttaacagtGTCATTAGAAATCCACTTTTTAAACCAGATTTCTTTGATCATTCTGCATGCATTTGGATTTTAGCAGCATATGGATAGAGTCCCTCTTTTACGTACCCCTTGTGTTGTCCAAGTCACAGTTTAGCACTGATGTCTTCCCTGTTGGGACTACAGCCCTCTTGAGCAAAACACCGTCGCTGCAGTTCAAATGGAAGCTTGAAAGATACAGCAGAGGTTTTTGTGAGTTGCTGGCAGATTTATTGTATGAAATactccattttttcctcatggagtcaaaaccaaaatgaaataaatgtttgaaagCATTTAGTCTGCAGTTAAATATCCAAGCATTATTTGACAAACCCACTTCAAGTTGAAAGAAGTTCAAACTGATTAATATCTGTGGTAAAGGGATTGTCAGAGCATTTTCACGGAGATCCACGACCtatttggaaataattcagaattaatttgaTAAGCTTTACAATGGAATCCTAATTGCAATATCAACAATAACATTTATTTAGTATACAAGCACTTTTGCAGTTACGGGAACAATGTACCTGGTTAGGATTTCAAGAGTAGTGTTCtaagctttttaatttaaatgaaaagtttaaatTGTGGTATATTTAGAATTCTCCCGTTGTAGACTACCTCTGTGTGAATGAGAAGCTGCAGGGCTCTCGCcgtggaggggatggggataGAAAAGGCCGTGTGTGTGTTTAAGCCAGTTAAGGATTGGTTTGTGGAATAGCTAAATGGTGAATTTATGGTTATGTTTTGTATATTTACAAATCTGTGTGGTTTCCTATATatgaaaaacatatattttataaaatagtGATTATTTTCACCATTTG includes these proteins:
- the LRRC66 gene encoding leucine-rich repeat-containing protein 66, whose translation is MDNLHLSVIAVVLYFNLPASVGTKSQRILLDTHHHLDCRWDGEFSVNCSFTGISTIPEDVSQTAITADFSYNNIKTFTCADGRNDEWMLKHLNLSNNLISELSLTTFRKLPVLETLNLNGNAIHTLTLDIPMPAHGSKKYGKGCRLLPALKVLSVERNNLNAVPRGLGLLQSLQTIRLSSNGIRQIDLNDFQNCSQLRDIDLQNNKITKIHLDAFRDLNKLQVVDLRENALTIPLPQILISLNFFQLEVGLSNNAWIFNCRLNAFKHLFHFGFDSMRKKWSISYNKSASNSQKPLLYLSSFHLNCSDGVLLKRAVVPTGKTSVLNCDLDNTRGNGVSWWTPKGRISKDNSLPHMTLDKMNNLVIYNAEKAAEGLYLCVFNTTKKKYLIYNIQVKERASTFMVRKTWDTNAVFRQGRTEQDLALAVCLSVLITFVCAFCLGAFARPYLVSLWRLMCRNKNSGSEHTYFNQAFSDETLSRECSASKPTNMQRNLFICDENSSRNTCLFPTETSTLHENVSGSSVYAPNTEEEYQKQSNSEINMKEKTVFSDIKTSISNDENINVDDNGLFSVRIDYKNGNEVTPRKLTSNNISLWKDSKHANNEDSEKSRFPPISRRLNADSYSNHTDSSDSDLSFTGETGFPFSTMQTHTVAQDSRNSKVSDNSGLLQSEITKATPDSPEIKGIVSHNEPMSTTKFMHGRQSCDEQLGLNGNINITSDVGDFGLPTSCKRDTNIENLSVYQTLENSPLTEYNCKTERTNEKDASADIFGDSSSDEGTPFTMSDCSSLADFELEQPDVSDNLPVCQSSLEEADTNSGTEKFSTLPESANIAAELQHIGKNEDENNAYFETAINYGSDAIMPETASPYADKCSDHVSMSDSDTISSSSQEVPDTFDYFTNAESTAQNSISDSLHNQSTDFGNTLLSLKHSPTHDTETENIPEEAELQLYQFPIEPQHTLSFSPTEQKENAPAGSTGEHIDSNSSEKNHGEGDITLRRNISPSEDDFGFAPIDIGLNEIVKKPSLLHSSNESSLQSLPEHTAEKHFTVITEKEDLLPQGKQVSTTKGCADKMQRGFNEKDCDGYTELQDTSNCSLPEETQSCNLTADLLPLHYSGKTQSVFNTEDHFQLDQNDEDAYSFSVPQGFFNESARYSSCSFPQKTTGNIISESTDSSKTEDDTTLTGLENNSTTAVSLQNSSEKFSQKSQTNLGHGQFFVKKKRAFDGFTNVLQSRRTNFNS